Proteins from one Phocoena sinus isolate mPhoSin1 chromosome 8, mPhoSin1.pri, whole genome shotgun sequence genomic window:
- the PANX3 gene encoding pannexin-3 yields the protein MSLAHTAAEYMLSDALLPDRRGPRLKGLRLELPLDRMVKFIAVGFPLLLMSLAFAQEFSSGSPISCFCPSNFSIRQAAYVDSSCWDSLVHHKQDEPGQHRTKSLWPHKALPYSLLALAVAMYLPVLLWQYAAVPALSSDLLFIISELDKSYNRAIRLVQHMLKIRQEGSDPHAFWDELEKARKERYFEFPLLERYLACKQRSHSLVAAYLLRNSLLLFFTSATYLYLGHFHLDVFFQEEFSCSIKTGLLHDETHIPDLITCRLTSLSVFQIVSLSSVAIYTLLVPVVIYNLMRLCRWDKRLLSIYEMLPAFALLSRKMLGCPINDLNVILLFLRANVSELISFSWLSVLCALKDTTTQKHNIDTVVDFMTLLAGLEPSKPKHLTHGMCDENP from the exons ATGTCGCTTGCACACACAGCTGCAGAGTACATGCTCTCAGATGCCCTGCTACCCGACCGCAGGGGTCCCCGCCTCAAAGGACTGCGCCTGGAACTGCCCCTGGACCGCATGGTCAAGTTCATAGCCGTGGGCTTCCCCTTGTTGCTGATGTCGCTGGCATTTGCCCAGGAGTTCTCCTCTG GGTCTCCCATCAGCTGCTTCTGTCCCAGTAACTTCAGCATCCGGCAGGCTGCCTACGTGGACAGTTCCTGTTGGGACTCACTGGTTCACCACAAACAGGATGAGCCTGGCCAGCACAGGACGAAATCCCTCTGGCCTCACAAG GCCCTCCCCTACTCCCTGCTGGCCCTGGCCGTGGCCATGTACCTGCCGGTTCTGCTGTGGCAGTATGCAGCCGTGCCGGCCCTCAGCTCAGATCTGCTGTTCATCATCAGCGAGCTGGACAAATCCTACAATCGCGCCATCCGCCTGGTGCAGCACATGCTGAAGATCCGGCAGGAGGGCTCGGACCCACACGCGTTCTGGGATGAGCTGGAGAA GGCTCGGAAAGAACGATACTTTGAATTCCCCTTGCTAGAGCGGTACCTGGCCTGTAAGCAGCGCTCACACTCACTAGTGGCCGCCTACCTCCTGAGGAACTCCCTCTTGCTCTTCTTCACCTCAGCCACCTACCTATACCTTGGCCACTTCCACCTGGATGTCTTCTTCCAAGAGGAATTCAGCTGTTCCATCAAGACAGGGCTGCTACATGATGAGACCCACATCCCCGATCTGATCACGTGCAGGCTGACCTCTCTGTCTGTCTTCCAGATTGTTAGTCTCTCCAGTGTAGCAATATACACCCTGTTGGTTCCAGTGGTAATATACAACCTCATGCGGCTGTGTCGGTGGGACAAACGGCTCCTATCCATCTATGAGATGCTCCCGGCTTTTGCCCTCCTCAGCAGAAAGATGCTGGGATGTCCCATCAATGATCTCAATGTGATCCTTCTTTTCCTCCGAGCCAACGTCTCTGAGCTCATCTCTTTTAGCTGGTTGAGTGTCCTTTGTGCACTGAAGGACACAACCACCCAGAAGCACAACATTGACACAGTGGTTGATTTCATGACGTTATTGGCTGGCTTAGAACCCTCAAAACCTAAACATCTCACCCACGGGATGTGTGATGAAAATCCGTAG
- the LOC116758247 gene encoding LOW QUALITY PROTEIN: olfactory receptor 8B12-like (The sequence of the model RefSeq protein was modified relative to this genomic sequence to represent the inferred CDS: inserted 2 bases in 2 codons; deleted 1 base in 1 codon), with the protein MAADNIFSVTEFILAGLTNQPGLQXPLFFLFLGFYMVTIVGNLGLITLIGLNSHLHIPMYFFLFNLSFTDFSFSTAIIPKMLTSFVPNNNIISYAGCMTQLFFFCFFVFSEPFILSAMAYDRYVAICKPLVYTVTMSPQVCLFLLSGVYGMGVFGAVAHIGNMVFLTFCAGNLVNHYMCDIIPFLELSCNSSYINVLVVFIAVTIGIGVPFVAIFLSYGFILFSIFHISSTEGRSKAFSTCSFHIIAVSLFFGSGAFTYLKSPSISPLHQGKVSSLFYTIVVPXFNPLIYSLRNKDVKFAPKKTLGRITFS; encoded by the exons ATGGCTGCAGATAACATCTTCTCTGTGACAGAGTTTATCCTCGCAGGCTTAACAAACCAGCCAGGACTCC ATCCGCTCTTCTTCTTGTTTCTAGGTTTCTACATGGTCACCATAGTGGGGAACCTGGGATTGATAACTTTGATTGGACTGAATTCTCACCTTCATATTCCcatgtattttttcctcttcaactTGTCCTTCACAGATTTTAGTTTCTCTACTGCCATCATCCCCAAAATGCTGACAAGTTTTGTCCCAAACAATAACATCATTTCCTATGCAGGGTGTATGACtcagctctttttcttttgtttttttgtcttttctgaacCTTTCATCCTGTCAGCAATGGCATATGACCGCTATGTCGCCATCTGTAAACCACTGGTGTACACGGTTACCATGTCTCCTCAGGTGTGTTTATTCCTTTTGTCGGGGGTCTATGGGATGGGGGTTTTTGGGGCTGTGGCTCATATAGGAAATATGGTATTTCTGACCTTTTGTGCTGGCAACCTTGTCAATCACTATATGTGTGACATTATTCCCTTCCTTGAGCTCTCCTGCAATAGCTCTTACATAAACGTACTAGTTGTCTTTATTGCTGTGACTATTGGCATTGGTGTGCCTTTTGTtgccatttttctctcttatggt ttcattcttttcagcATTTTCCACATTAGCTCCACTGAGGGAAGGTCCAAAGCCTTCAGTACTTGCAGTTTCCACATAATTgcagtttctcttttctttgggtCAGGAGCTTTTACGTACCTCAAATCACCTTCTATTTCACCTCTTCACCAGGGGAAAGTGTCCTCCCTATTCTATACCATTGTTGTGC TGTTCAACCCATTAATCTATAGCCTGAGGAATAAGGATGTCAAATTTGCCCCGAAGAAAACCTTGGGCAGAATAACCTTCTCttga